A genomic window from Litoreibacter janthinus includes:
- a CDS encoding ABC transporter ATP-binding protein has product MSSGVAVDLENITIRFGDFTAVRDANVSINGGDFFSFLGPSGCGKTTILRAVSGFLEPSEGRVLIGGNDMAGIGPNKRPTALIFQNLALFPLMKVWENIAFSMEVAGASAGERRRRADELLDMIALTGQGDKLPSELSGGQKQRVAIARALCANPDVLLLDEPLSALDLKLRQHMRTELREIQQRVGITFIYITHDQGEALTMSDNVAVMKAGVIDQIDTGHHIYDDPATPFVASFVGENNVFRGKVKSISGNHAVITTNRSGDLLSRITPAQIGKLSVGDDAMMFIRPEALELAPADAESQTRISANVMNEEFEGNSFSVFLEGDGGKQIKMSIPNLGQDRISVKGENLSLRYDASNAVAMPAGELASE; this is encoded by the coding sequence ATGAGTTCTGGTGTTGCGGTAGATCTTGAGAATATCACGATCAGATTTGGCGATTTTACAGCGGTGAGAGACGCCAATGTCAGCATCAATGGCGGCGACTTCTTCTCTTTTCTAGGGCCATCAGGCTGCGGCAAAACTACGATCCTGCGCGCGGTTTCGGGCTTCCTCGAACCCAGCGAGGGCCGAGTGCTCATCGGCGGCAATGACATGGCAGGGATTGGGCCGAACAAGCGCCCCACAGCGCTGATCTTCCAGAACTTGGCCTTGTTTCCATTGATGAAGGTTTGGGAGAACATTGCGTTTTCGATGGAGGTTGCAGGCGCGAGCGCGGGCGAACGTCGCAGACGGGCGGACGAGCTGTTGGATATGATCGCTCTCACCGGGCAGGGTGATAAACTGCCAAGCGAGCTATCAGGCGGACAAAAGCAACGGGTCGCCATCGCGCGCGCACTTTGTGCAAACCCGGATGTGCTGCTGCTGGACGAGCCACTTTCAGCGCTTGATCTGAAGCTTCGCCAGCATATGCGCACCGAATTACGCGAGATCCAACAACGCGTCGGGATCACCTTTATCTATATCACCCACGATCAGGGTGAGGCTTTGACCATGTCCGACAATGTTGCGGTTATGAAAGCTGGTGTGATCGATCAGATCGACACTGGGCACCACATATACGACGATCCTGCAACGCCGTTCGTGGCGTCTTTTGTCGGCGAAAACAACGTGTTTCGCGGCAAGGTTAAATCAATCAGTGGCAATCATGCTGTTATCACCACAAACCGTTCTGGCGACTTGCTGTCACGCATTACGCCCGCCCAAATCGGCAAACTTTCTGTCGGCGACGACGCTATGATGTTCATCCGTCCCGAAGCGCTGGAGCTTGCACCAGCGGATGCAGAAAGCCAAACACGGATATCCGCGAACGTCATGAACGAGGAGTTCGAGGGCAACTCTTTCAGCGTCTTCCTTGAAGGCGACGGCGGCAAGCAGATCAAAATGTCTATTCCCAACCTTGGGCAGGATCGCATTTCGGTAAAGGGTGAGAACCTGTCGCTCCGCTATGATGCGTCGAACGCGGTTGCTATGCCTGCGGGCGAATTGGCGTCGGAGTAG
- a CDS encoding extracellular solute-binding protein — MTKTCNTLSRRAVLKSGAVAGVAALASPALVSKAFATSGEMTLMDWSDYWPDEMLAKFTEETGIKVNYIGIGSNEELINKMKASQGAGADLIGPTNNRSLQWGPLELLQPFDMSRIPIEAANPAMAKIGPDAWDFGGNTWIPHIWGTEGMSWRVDKWAPADASGVPSYGEIWSEENAGKTMIRAHSGMLCAGLYMEASGEMDPGSVWAAYESEENMRKTWGMIADWCIARKKNLKLIWNDADTQKNGLLNDGVVVGQTWDGPPLALKTAGEPVTYQAPAEGAMAWVDGLSMPKGAKNIDQAYELIKFAFDPKNAGPAIDKHGYNSPILGADKLAGEAYAKNFAEAYPGDALAKLNAWPAEAPWYADVRTEFVNKFQSA, encoded by the coding sequence ATGACGAAAACTTGCAACACTCTGAGCCGCCGCGCGGTTCTCAAATCGGGCGCTGTCGCCGGCGTCGCGGCCTTGGCATCGCCCGCTTTGGTATCGAAGGCCTTCGCGACATCCGGCGAGATGACGCTGATGGATTGGTCCGATTACTGGCCCGACGAAATGCTGGCTAAGTTCACCGAAGAGACCGGGATCAAGGTGAATTACATCGGCATCGGCTCCAACGAAGAGCTGATCAACAAGATGAAAGCGTCGCAAGGGGCAGGCGCGGACCTGATCGGGCCGACCAACAACCGCTCATTGCAATGGGGCCCGCTGGAACTACTGCAACCGTTCGACATGTCCCGCATCCCGATTGAGGCTGCGAACCCTGCGATGGCTAAAATCGGCCCTGACGCATGGGACTTCGGCGGCAACACATGGATTCCTCATATTTGGGGCACCGAGGGCATGTCGTGGCGCGTGGACAAGTGGGCACCCGCGGATGCGTCCGGCGTTCCAAGCTATGGCGAAATCTGGTCCGAGGAGAACGCGGGCAAAACCATGATTCGTGCCCACTCCGGAATGCTGTGCGCAGGACTCTACATGGAAGCATCGGGTGAAATGGACCCCGGCTCTGTTTGGGCGGCCTACGAGTCAGAAGAGAACATGCGCAAAACCTGGGGCATGATCGCCGATTGGTGTATCGCACGGAAGAAGAACCTCAAACTGATCTGGAACGACGCGGACACCCAGAAAAACGGCCTGTTGAATGACGGCGTTGTCGTTGGGCAAACTTGGGACGGGCCGCCGCTGGCGCTCAAAACCGCGGGCGAGCCTGTGACGTACCAAGCGCCGGCTGAAGGCGCGATGGCGTGGGTTGATGGTTTGTCGATGCCAAAAGGGGCGAAGAACATTGATCAAGCCTATGAGTTGATCAAATTCGCATTCGATCCGAAGAACGCAGGCCCCGCGATTGACAAGCACGGCTACAACTCGCCGATCCTAGGCGCAGACAAGCTGGCAGGCGAAGCCTATGCGAAGAACTTTGCAGAAGCCTATCCGGGCGATGCCTTGGCCAAACTCAACGCTTGGCCAGCAGAGGCACCTTGGTATGCCGACGTGCGCACGGAATTTGTGAACAAGTTCCAAAGTGCCTAA